One genomic region from Nilaparvata lugens isolate BPH chromosome 3, ASM1435652v1, whole genome shotgun sequence encodes:
- the LOC120350725 gene encoding prostatic spermine-binding protein-like — MIVDMNEEDEKMIRIEEEKELYDLDDDYHEEDKGERDDDIETVDDTEDEDVIDGDEDDVDAEEEDEGERDDDIETEDDTDDEDGIDGDEDDVDAEEGHHDYDDDGDKDDEHFPDEVWD; from the exons ATGATAGTGGATATGaatgaagaagatgagaagatgATAAGAattgaggaagaaaaagaattgtATGATCTCGATGATGATTATCATGAAGAGGACAAGGGTGAAAGAGATGATGACATTGAAACTGTGGATGATACTGAGGATGAAGATGTTATTGACGGCGATGAAGATGATGTTGATGCCGAAGAAG AGGATGAGGGTGAAAGAGATGATGACATTGAAACCGAGGACGATACTGATGATGAAGATGGTATTGACGGCGATGAAGATGATGTTGATGCCGAAGAAGGTCatcatgattatgatgatgatggcgaTAAAGACGATGAGCATTTTCCAGATGAAGTCTGGGATTGA